Proteins co-encoded in one Paracrocinitomix mangrovi genomic window:
- a CDS encoding winged helix-turn-helix transcriptional regulator — translation MIIDGEKYKYRMNQQDFHCALDVTMHFIGGKWKAIVLWYLRNGKLRFSELKERIPDITDKMLSLQLKALEEDGVIKRTVYPQVPPKVEYEYTEEGKSLIPVVKTIADWGRVKAEKEGRLVKMEE, via the coding sequence ATGATCATTGACGGAGAAAAATACAAGTACAGAATGAATCAACAGGATTTTCATTGTGCTTTAGATGTTACCATGCATTTCATTGGAGGTAAATGGAAGGCAATTGTGTTATGGTATTTACGAAATGGAAAGTTGCGTTTTAGTGAATTGAAAGAACGAATTCCGGATATTACGGATAAGATGTTGTCTCTTCAATTAAAGGCCTTAGAAGAAGATGGTGTTATTAAAAGAACGGTGTATCCACAGGTTCCTCCTAAAGTAGAGTATGAGTATACAGAAGAAGGAAAATCATTGATTCCTGTTGTAAAAACTATCGCGGATTGGGGAAGGGTCAAAGCTGAGAAAGAAGGACGTTTGGTTAAAATGGAAGAATAG
- a CDS encoding NADPH-dependent F420 reductase, translating into MKIAILGTGMVGKTIASRLADLGNDVTIGTRNIEKTLSTDEKDLNGKSSFKEWIDEHSNIKVDTFSNAASNAEIIFNCTSGMISINALNLAGLDNLAGKLLIDIANPLDFSNGMPPSLNPANTDSLGEQIQKAFPETKVVKTLNTMNAYLMVDPSKLKGDHNVFLCGNDSEAKKTTKTILNSFGWKDDQIIDLGDITNARGTEMLLPIWLRLWNALGTPEFNFHIQKN; encoded by the coding sequence ATGAAAATAGCAATACTAGGAACAGGAATGGTGGGTAAAACAATCGCCTCAAGATTAGCCGACCTTGGAAATGACGTAACAATTGGTACTAGAAACATTGAAAAGACTTTAAGTACAGACGAGAAAGATTTAAATGGTAAATCTTCATTTAAAGAATGGATAGATGAGCACAGCAATATCAAAGTAGATACTTTTTCAAATGCTGCTTCAAATGCTGAAATTATATTTAACTGCACTTCTGGAATGATTTCAATTAATGCTCTTAATCTTGCAGGCCTAGATAATCTTGCAGGAAAATTATTGATAGACATAGCTAATCCATTAGATTTTAGTAATGGTATGCCTCCTTCTTTAAACCCGGCAAATACCGATTCACTTGGAGAACAAATCCAAAAAGCATTTCCAGAAACCAAAGTTGTAAAAACGTTGAACACAATGAATGCTTATTTAATGGTAGACCCTTCCAAATTAAAAGGAGATCACAATGTGTTCTTATGTGGAAATGATAGTGAAGCTAAAAAAACAACTAAAACGATTCTAAACTCATTCGGATGGAAGGATGATCAGATTATTGATCTTGGGGACATCACTAATGCCAGAGGAACAGAAATGTTATTGCCAATTTGGTTAAGACTTTGGAATGCTTTGGGAACTCCTGAATTTAACTTCCATATTCAAAAAAACTAA
- a CDS encoding AI-2E family transporter, translated as MKLSLQNITYLLLSLSIVIVGLIVAKSVLVPLVFALIFTLALTPICNKLESWGFNTVLAIITTFISVTAIIGIVVTLFSVTFVDIYKELPEIQDKIDAGLVKIENSVNDITGLSDETLEDRIEENKSKILSPLWKFVEGSISSSLAVIGNSLLCLLYTFLLLYYRKGVLKILLNKLSASQKKDRTELLDQIQSVINSYFLGLVIVMLILGTINSLGLWIIGIDYPFFWGFLAGVLVVIPYIGTTLGGVLPFLYALATTDTMWQPIAIVIMYFTVQQIEGNFITPNIVGSKVQVNALTIIVGMIIGGMIWGIAGLILALPLIAILRTVFVRYEATEKLGLLMSEKVSEK; from the coding sequence ATGAAACTTTCTCTACAAAATATCACTTATCTATTATTATCATTGAGTATTGTGATTGTCGGTTTGATAGTTGCTAAATCTGTATTAGTTCCTTTAGTGTTTGCACTAATTTTCACATTGGCTTTAACACCAATTTGTAATAAACTAGAAAGCTGGGGATTTAATACTGTTCTGGCAATTATCACCACCTTTATTAGTGTAACAGCAATAATAGGAATCGTAGTTACCTTGTTTTCTGTAACATTTGTAGATATCTATAAGGAACTACCAGAAATTCAAGATAAAATTGATGCCGGATTAGTGAAGATTGAGAATTCTGTAAATGATATCACCGGTTTATCTGATGAGACCCTGGAAGATAGAATTGAAGAAAACAAATCAAAGATATTATCTCCATTATGGAAATTTGTTGAAGGGAGCATTAGTTCCTCACTTGCTGTAATAGGAAATTCATTACTCTGTTTACTATATACTTTCTTACTGCTTTATTACAGAAAGGGAGTCCTAAAAATTTTACTCAATAAATTATCTGCATCACAAAAAAAGGATCGAACTGAATTGTTAGATCAAATACAATCAGTTATCAATAGCTACTTTTTAGGTTTGGTAATAGTTATGTTGATCCTGGGAACAATAAACAGTTTGGGGCTGTGGATTATTGGAATTGACTACCCATTTTTCTGGGGATTTTTGGCCGGAGTTCTTGTTGTTATTCCTTATATAGGGACAACGCTTGGAGGTGTTTTGCCCTTTTTATACGCTTTGGCTACAACAGATACCATGTGGCAACCTATCGCAATTGTGATTATGTATTTTACTGTTCAACAAATTGAAGGAAATTTTATTACTCCCAACATAGTTGGATCTAAAGTTCAGGTAAATGCCCTAACTATTATTGTGGGAATGATAATAGGAGGAATGATTTGGGGAATTGCAGGATTAATTTTGGCCTTGCCTTTAATTGCCATTTTACGAACTGTATTCGTAAGGTATGAGGCTACAGAAAAGTTAGGTTTGTTAATGTCAGAAAAGGTAAGTGAGAAATAA
- a CDS encoding HAD family hydrolase: MQNQINTDHFSAIIFDLGGVILNLDYNLTINAFKKLGGSNFEQLYSQAQQDKIFDQYETGKISSQQFIDYLRQFLPSNTSDQTIRDAWNIMLLDLPEQRIQLLKNLSKKHQIFLFSNTNDIHYKAFTSSLADQYGDPNLLDQLFIQTYFSHMVGERKPDAAAFNTVINDHQLNPSTTLFIDDSIQHIEGAKSIGIHAYHLQNEDIIDIFKNSNL; this comes from the coding sequence ATGCAAAACCAAATAAATACAGACCATTTTTCGGCTATAATTTTCGATCTGGGAGGTGTGATTTTAAATTTAGATTACAACCTGACTATCAATGCTTTCAAAAAATTGGGAGGATCCAATTTTGAACAACTTTACTCTCAAGCGCAGCAAGACAAGATATTTGATCAATATGAAACAGGGAAAATTTCATCCCAACAATTTATTGATTACCTAAGACAGTTTTTACCCTCAAACACTTCAGATCAAACTATCAGAGATGCATGGAATATCATGCTTTTAGATCTGCCCGAACAACGCATTCAATTATTAAAAAACCTGTCAAAAAAACATCAGATTTTTCTTTTTAGCAATACCAACGATATTCACTATAAGGCATTTACTTCTTCTCTAGCAGATCAATATGGAGATCCTAATTTACTTGATCAATTATTTATTCAAACCTACTTTTCGCATATGGTAGGTGAGAGAAAACCAGATGCAGCTGCTTTTAACACGGTTATAAATGACCATCAATTGAATCCTTCTACTACTTTGTTTATAGACGATTCTATTCAACACATTGAGGGAGCAAAATCCATAGGCATTCATGCTTATCATCTTCAAAATGAAGATATAATTGATATTTTCAAGAACTCGAATCTTTAA
- a CDS encoding aldo/keto reductase: MNYRKLGKTDLALSEITFGAWAIGGWMWGGASKADAIQAIKASFDVGMTSIDTAPIYGQGRSEEIVGEAIKDIPRDKLQILTKFGMRWDLQKGDHTFSSTDDKGNPIEIYKYAGKESIIKECEDSLRRLGTDYIDLYQIHWPESTTPIDESFEAVEKLIQAGKVRYAGVCNYDVAQCKEADNVVSIASNQIPYSMVNRGIEDEVVPNCIENNIGILAYSPLQRGLLTGKFKPNHDFNSGDHRDGNKFFTNEFITQTNEFLQKIEPIAIEKNASLAQLVLKWTVMQPGITVALAGARNVEQTTQNAKASDLSLTDDEISYINGLLKEF; the protein is encoded by the coding sequence ATGAATTACAGAAAGTTAGGAAAAACAGATTTAGCATTATCAGAAATAACATTTGGTGCATGGGCAATAGGCGGATGGATGTGGGGAGGAGCCAGTAAGGCAGATGCAATTCAAGCCATAAAAGCGTCTTTTGATGTAGGAATGACTTCCATAGATACAGCTCCGATATATGGACAAGGTAGATCTGAAGAAATAGTTGGTGAAGCCATCAAAGATATACCTAGAGATAAATTGCAAATTCTCACCAAGTTTGGAATGCGCTGGGATCTTCAAAAAGGTGATCATACTTTTTCATCAACTGATGATAAAGGAAATCCTATTGAAATATATAAGTATGCCGGTAAAGAAAGCATTATTAAAGAATGTGAAGATAGTCTAAGGAGATTAGGAACTGATTACATTGATTTATATCAGATCCATTGGCCTGAATCAACCACTCCTATTGATGAAAGTTTTGAAGCGGTTGAAAAATTAATTCAAGCGGGCAAAGTTAGATACGCAGGTGTTTGCAATTATGATGTTGCCCAATGTAAAGAGGCGGATAATGTTGTGTCAATTGCTTCAAATCAAATTCCGTATAGTATGGTCAATAGAGGAATTGAAGATGAAGTGGTGCCAAATTGTATTGAAAACAACATTGGGATTTTGGCTTACAGTCCTTTGCAAAGAGGATTATTGACTGGTAAGTTTAAGCCAAATCACGATTTTAATTCAGGAGATCACAGAGATGGAAATAAATTTTTTACCAACGAATTCATTACTCAGACCAACGAATTTTTGCAGAAAATTGAACCCATAGCCATTGAGAAAAATGCCAGCCTGGCTCAATTGGTTTTGAAATGGACGGTGATGCAACCGGGAATTACAGTTGCTTTAGCAGGTGCTAGAAATGTAGAGCAAACCACTCAAAACGCAAAAGCTTCAGATTTGTCTTTAACGGATGATGAAATAAGTTATATTAATGGTTTATTGAAAGAGTTTTAA
- the mscL gene encoding large-conductance mechanosensitive channel protein MscL, producing the protein MMKEFKAFIAKGNVIDLAVGLIMATYFGAIVKSLVDNIIMPPIGKLINGVDFKNLEYVIDEGTLNPETGEVLGKIAIGYGAFINAIITFIIVAFAVFMVVKGYNRLKKKEEEKPSEPPKPTKEEELLTEIRDLLKAKQG; encoded by the coding sequence ATGATGAAAGAATTCAAAGCCTTTATTGCCAAAGGAAATGTAATTGATTTGGCAGTGGGTTTAATTATGGCTACTTATTTTGGAGCTATTGTAAAATCGTTGGTGGATAATATCATTATGCCTCCAATAGGAAAATTGATCAATGGGGTTGACTTTAAAAACTTAGAGTATGTTATAGACGAAGGTACCCTTAATCCAGAAACAGGTGAAGTATTAGGAAAGATAGCTATTGGATATGGAGCTTTTATCAATGCTATAATAACATTTATTATTGTTGCTTTTGCTGTTTTTATGGTAGTTAAAGGGTATAACAGACTTAAAAAGAAGGAAGAAGAAAAGCCGTCTGAACCACCAAAACCGACTAAAGAAGAGGAATTATTGACTGAGATAAGAGATTTATTAAAAGCGAAACAAGGGTAG
- a CDS encoding MFS transporter: protein MNEIKLGLKENWKQFFLLVIVNAFVGGMVGLERTILPEIAEEEFNILAKTAILSFIIVFGISKAVANYFTGALANKFGRRKLLILGWVFAIPVPLILIYAQNWNWIIFANILLGINQGLAWSSTVVMKIDLVGEKNRGLAMGINESAGYLAVGAVAFLTGWMAGEHGLRPYPFYLGIGFVALGLFTSIFLVKDTLQFVAQETKSSSVKKLKNIFWETSWKDNNLGSITQAGLINNLNDGMIWGIFPMLLAARKFDLHQIGIIVAIYPAVWGIGQLFTGKMADILNKKMMLFFGMLMQGVALLLLIWAKEYYALIILAILLGIGTAIVYPTFLAGIAEHTHPEQRAKSIGVFRLWRDSGYAIGAILTGIIADFWGILPSVYVISFLTILSAFVILLRMDR, encoded by the coding sequence ATGAATGAAATTAAACTAGGACTTAAAGAAAATTGGAAGCAGTTTTTTTTACTAGTTATTGTCAATGCTTTTGTTGGAGGAATGGTGGGTTTAGAGCGCACTATTCTTCCTGAAATTGCTGAAGAGGAGTTTAATATCCTGGCTAAAACAGCCATTCTTTCATTTATAATTGTTTTTGGAATATCAAAAGCTGTTGCCAACTATTTCACAGGTGCATTAGCCAATAAATTTGGACGCAGAAAATTACTCATCCTAGGCTGGGTATTTGCCATTCCTGTTCCGCTTATTTTAATCTATGCTCAAAACTGGAACTGGATAATTTTTGCCAACATACTTTTAGGTATCAATCAGGGACTAGCCTGGTCAAGTACTGTTGTAATGAAAATTGATCTTGTGGGAGAAAAGAACAGAGGTTTGGCCATGGGAATCAATGAATCTGCCGGCTATTTGGCAGTAGGCGCGGTAGCCTTTTTAACCGGATGGATGGCCGGAGAGCATGGATTGCGGCCATATCCATTTTATTTAGGAATTGGATTTGTTGCATTAGGATTGTTTACTTCTATATTTCTGGTAAAAGACACCCTACAATTTGTTGCACAAGAAACAAAAAGCTCTTCTGTAAAAAAATTGAAGAATATTTTTTGGGAGACATCCTGGAAAGACAATAATCTGGGATCAATTACACAAGCAGGTCTCATCAATAATTTGAATGACGGAATGATTTGGGGTATTTTCCCCATGCTTTTAGCAGCTCGCAAATTTGACCTTCATCAAATTGGAATTATTGTGGCAATTTATCCAGCCGTTTGGGGAATAGGTCAATTATTCACAGGTAAAATGGCTGATATTCTCAATAAAAAAATGATGTTGTTTTTTGGGATGTTAATGCAAGGGGTTGCATTGTTATTATTGATTTGGGCTAAAGAATATTATGCTTTGATAATACTGGCAATTTTACTAGGAATTGGAACTGCCATTGTATATCCAACATTTTTAGCAGGAATTGCCGAACATACACACCCAGAGCAAAGGGCAAAAAGCATTGGTGTTTTCAGATTATGGCGCGATTCAGGATACGCGATAGGAGCCATACTAACTGGTATCATTGCAGATTTCTGGGGGATTCTCCCTTCAGTTTATGTGATTAGTTTTTTGACGATACTTTCTGCCTTTGTCATTTTACTGAGGATGGATAGGTAA
- a CDS encoding DUF3078 domain-containing protein, translating to MKFKVVVLLLTISTVGYSQIVEAEKDLRDTKMDTIDGWKTGGLLSLNGSQVSLTNWNAGGQNTISMNGLVSMFANYTQGKAEWENSLDLGYGIQRQGRKDNVMWVKTDDKIDLVSKYGRKATKHWYYSAMLNFTTQMTAGYNYPNDSIEISGFMAPAYTLLAAGMDYKPAKYFSAFIAPVTLKTTIVNDQTLANQGAFGVDPAILDNMGNVLVEGSRSRFEAGGYIRLVYDHQVMENVKVTSKLGLFSNYLQNPQNIDVNWETLIQFKVNKFISATLGTHLIYDDDVDIAVFDDAGTQIGKGPRLQFKEVLGIGFAYKFPEPKKKEEKAKEDK from the coding sequence ATGAAATTTAAAGTAGTTGTTTTATTATTGACTATATCAACAGTTGGATACTCACAGATTGTTGAAGCAGAGAAGGATTTAAGGGATACCAAAATGGATACAATTGACGGTTGGAAAACCGGAGGTTTGTTGTCTTTGAATGGTTCGCAAGTGAGTTTGACCAACTGGAATGCTGGAGGACAAAATACCATTTCAATGAATGGATTAGTGAGCATGTTTGCTAACTATACTCAGGGTAAAGCAGAATGGGAAAATTCATTGGATTTAGGTTATGGAATCCAACGTCAAGGTAGAAAGGATAATGTCATGTGGGTAAAAACAGATGACAAGATTGACCTTGTTTCTAAATATGGTAGAAAAGCAACTAAGCATTGGTATTATTCAGCCATGTTGAATTTCACTACTCAAATGACAGCCGGATACAATTATCCAAATGATTCAATAGAGATTTCTGGATTTATGGCACCTGCATATACTTTACTTGCGGCAGGTATGGATTATAAACCGGCAAAGTATTTCTCTGCATTTATTGCACCTGTTACTTTAAAAACAACGATAGTTAATGATCAAACATTGGCAAATCAAGGTGCTTTTGGAGTTGATCCTGCAATTTTGGATAATATGGGTAACGTTTTGGTGGAGGGAAGTAGATCAAGATTTGAGGCCGGAGGTTATATAAGATTGGTATATGATCACCAGGTCATGGAGAATGTGAAAGTAACTTCTAAACTAGGGTTGTTCTCTAATTACTTACAGAATCCTCAAAATATTGATGTCAACTGGGAAACTTTGATCCAGTTCAAGGTGAACAAGTTTATTTCTGCTACTTTAGGAACGCATTTAATTTATGATGATGATGTTGATATTGCCGTATTTGATGATGCCGGAACTCAAATAGGAAAAGGACCAAGACTTCAATTTAAAGAGGTATTAGGAATTGGGTTTGCGTACAAATTTCCTGAACCTAAAAAGAAAGAAGAGAAAGCAAAAGAAGATAAGTAG
- a CDS encoding SOS response-associated peptidase — protein sequence MCGRYVAVTEFKLIEKKFNVQLGPHVDGMFVPNYNVSAGSKAPVITSEDPKTLQLFTFGFTPSWSDKKTYVINARAEGDHNKDNDPRYNGAKGIIKKPFFRKSIRSKRCLVIADAFYEGTTKEKLDKPHLVYLLNNQNPFAFAGVYDEWTDQSTGEILHSFAIVTCPPNKLMQRIPHHRMPVILEEKDYAAYLDEQADLMEITDLLQPFDFRQMNAYPVSPNVKKTINNSVDLIDPTGAPLQKELYVKPQLKLMLMGMGMTPSRYRKLEEEGQLEGVQQIEDEAIKAGDQVKLDFGKNRGDQ from the coding sequence ATGTGCGGAAGATATGTAGCAGTAACAGAATTTAAGTTGATTGAGAAAAAATTCAATGTTCAACTTGGACCACATGTAGATGGTATGTTTGTTCCCAATTATAATGTTTCAGCCGGATCCAAAGCTCCTGTTATTACTTCAGAGGATCCAAAAACTTTGCAGCTTTTTACTTTTGGTTTTACGCCCTCATGGTCTGATAAAAAAACATACGTTATTAATGCCAGGGCCGAGGGAGATCACAACAAAGACAACGATCCCAGATATAATGGCGCCAAAGGAATTATAAAGAAGCCGTTTTTCAGAAAATCTATCAGGTCTAAAAGGTGTCTGGTAATTGCAGATGCTTTTTATGAAGGTACCACAAAAGAAAAGTTAGATAAACCCCATTTGGTTTACCTCCTCAATAACCAAAATCCTTTTGCCTTTGCAGGTGTATATGATGAATGGACGGATCAATCAACAGGTGAAATTTTACATTCTTTTGCCATAGTCACTTGTCCGCCAAATAAGTTGATGCAAAGAATTCCGCATCACCGTATGCCGGTAATTTTGGAAGAAAAAGATTATGCAGCATATCTTGATGAACAAGCTGATTTAATGGAGATTACTGATTTGTTGCAGCCGTTTGATTTTAGACAGATGAATGCATATCCGGTATCGCCTAACGTAAAAAAAACTATAAACAATTCAGTAGATTTAATTGATCCAACCGGAGCTCCTTTGCAAAAAGAATTGTATGTAAAACCTCAATTAAAATTGATGTTGATGGGAATGGGAATGACGCCTTCTCGCTACAGAAAATTGGAAGAAGAAGGTCAGTTAGAGGGTGTTCAGCAAATAGAAGATGAAGCCATTAAAGCAGGTGATCAAGTGAAGTTGGATTTTGGAAAGAATAGGGGTGATCAATGA
- a CDS encoding LytR/AlgR family response regulator transcription factor: MIKAAILDDDPLSRKILENLINKSNHVELVAQFDNPIEALKEIGNLDCDLLFLDIEMPEMNGIEFIASAENIPQVIVVSSKKEYAADTYNYDVSDYLVKPVDPNRFEQAVSKVADISAAVSKGDEQDHMFIKKNKGYTRINFEDINYLEALADYVQINTDSERFTVLSTMKSISSRLPASKFLRVHRSFIVSLDKIDRLDDNMIMIGDKSIPVSRSYRENLMQRLNLL; this comes from the coding sequence ATGATTAAAGCTGCAATATTAGACGACGATCCACTATCAAGAAAGATTCTGGAAAACCTTATTAACAAAAGCAATCATGTTGAATTGGTTGCACAATTTGATAATCCAATTGAAGCACTTAAGGAAATTGGAAATTTAGATTGTGACCTTTTGTTTTTGGATATTGAAATGCCGGAAATGAATGGAATCGAGTTTATCGCTTCTGCAGAGAATATCCCTCAAGTAATAGTAGTAAGCTCAAAGAAAGAGTACGCAGCTGACACTTATAACTATGATGTTTCTGACTATTTGGTAAAACCGGTTGATCCTAACAGGTTTGAGCAAGCAGTTAGCAAAGTAGCCGATATTTCAGCAGCAGTTTCAAAAGGTGATGAGCAAGATCATATGTTCATCAAAAAGAATAAAGGATATACAAGAATTAATTTCGAGGATATCAATTATTTAGAGGCTTTGGCCGATTATGTTCAAATAAATACAGATAGTGAAAGGTTTACTGTATTGTCTACTATGAAGTCAATTTCAAGCAGGTTGCCTGCAAGTAAGTTTTTGAGAGTTCACAGATCATTTATTGTATCATTAGATAAGATCGACAGATTAGATGACAATATGATAATGATTGGTGACAAATCAATTCCTGTAAGTAGATCTTACAGAGAAAACTTAATGCAAAGACTTAATTTATTGTAA